In the Danio rerio strain Tuebingen ecotype United States chromosome 8, GRCz12tu, whole genome shotgun sequence genome, one interval contains:
- the cept1a gene encoding choline/ethanolaminephosphotransferase 1a isoform X1 yields the protein MVYDCQLMSSIMINRCCFPNRFCKIPYYGGHIPYFHIPMLTVFVVLGTCIAVQLGTYPDWMFFCCFVGIFMFYCAHWQTYVSGTLRFGIIDVTEVQIFIISMYLLAAIGGTAFWQSMIPVLNIQVKIIPALFTLLGAVFSCTNYFRVIFTGGMGKNGSTIAGTSVLSPSFHIGVVITLALMIYKKSSVQLFEKHPCLYVLAFGFVSAKLTNRLVVAHMTKSEMHRYDLAFTGPALLFLNQYFNSFINEYCLLWVALVLSAFDLVRYCVSVCNQIATHLNIRVFSIQPPSPSRVQTDGRNHH from the exons ATGGTgtatgactgtcagctgatgAGCTCCATaatgataaacagatgctgtttcccaaacagattctgtaaaatcccttattatggtgggcatatcccttattttcacatcccaatgttgacag TGTTTGTGGTTCTGGGCACATGTATAGCCGTTCAGCTGGGCACTTACCCTGACtggatgtttttttgttgttttgtgggCATCTTCATGTTTTATTGTGCCCACTGGCAGACGTATGTTTCTGGAACACTGCGCTTCGGCAT AATTGATGTGACTGAGGTGCAAATCTTCATCATATCCATGTATTTACTGGCTGCCATCGGAGGAACGGCTTTCTGGCAATCTATG ATTCCGGTGCTAAATATTCAAGTTAAAATAATACCGGCTCTCTTCACTCTTCTGGGAGCAGTTTTCTCCTGCACAAACTATTTTCGAGTTATATTTACAGGCGGAATGGGCAAAAACGGATCAACTATTGCG gGAACAAGCGTTTTGTCTCCATCTTTCCATATAGGAGTGGTAATCACACTTGCTCTAATGATCTACAAGAAGTCATCTGTGCAGCTCTTCGAGAAACACCCTTGTCTTTACGTCTTAGCATTTGGCTTTGTCTCAGCCAAACTCACCAACAGACTAGTG GTTGCTCACATGACTAAAAGTGAAATGCATCGTTATGACTTGGCTTTCACCGGACCGGCACTGCTGTTTCTGAATCAGTACTTCAACAGTTTCATCAATGAGTACTGTCTTCTGTGGGTTGCTCTG GTGCTGTCAGCATTTGATCTGGTACGCTACTGCGTGAGTGTGTGTAACCAGATCGCCACACACTTAAACATCCGCGTGTTCAGCATCCAGCCTCCGTCTCCCTCCAGAGTTCAGACTGACGGCAGGAATCATCATTAA